Proteins encoded within one genomic window of Lynx canadensis isolate LIC74 chromosome B4, mLynCan4.pri.v2, whole genome shotgun sequence:
- the SKIDA1 gene encoding SKI/DACH domain-containing protein 1 — translation MGDLKSGFEEVDGVRLGYLIIKGKQMFALSQVFTDLLKNIPRTTVHKRMDHLKVKKHHCDLEELRKLKAINSIAFHAAKCTLISREDVEALYTSCKTERVLKTKRRRVGRALATKAPPPERAAAAASPRPGFWKDKHQLWRGLSGSARPLPISAQSPRPGAAAARPAAHLPQIFSKYPGSHYPEIVRSPCKPPLNYETAPLQGNYVAFHSDPAYFRSLLCSKHPAAAAAAAAAAAAAAAAAAAYYQASAAGPQPKAAAAAAAAGAGGPVSLTYRCKRKRGGAKDCLLAPHAGARRLLLLPRSYKAKAAAAAAAAAAAAAAGATCLERFHLVNSFCPPPHHHHHHHHHHHHHHHRAQQPQQNHHPPHHHRPQPHLGSFPESCSSDSESSSYSDHAANDSDFGSSLSSSSNSVSSEEEEEEGEEEEEEEEEEEEEEGGSGASDSSEVSSEEEDSSTESDSSSGSSQVSVQSIRFRRTSFGKPPSVQAQANFLYHLASAAAATKPAAFEDAGRLPDLKSSVKAESPEEWNLQSWAPKASPVYCPASLGSCFTEIRNDRVSEITFPHSEISSTVKRTDLTINCLAEGASSPSPKTNNAFPQQRILREARKCLQATPTTHCADNNTIAARFFDNDSSGAAANSEKDSKIPHCAEFATDLSSSQTASEVDRAAPAAATKAENPCTNAGDKTLPFLHNIKIKVEDSSANEEYEPDLITNKLKCECNDTEGEFYSVTESKEEDALLTTAKEEGFACPEKETLSLNPPAQSQGLSCTLGSPKPEDGEYKFGARVRKNYRTLVLGKRPVLQTPPVKPNLKSARSPRPTGKTETHEGTLDDFTVINRRKKVASNVASAVKRPFNFMANFPCPPSLIIGKDGDLWPAYSLNTTKDSQPPHKAHPIWKWQLGGSAIPLPPSHKFRKFNS, via the coding sequence ATGGGAGACCTGAAGTCAGGTTTTGAAGAGGTGGATGGCGTGAGGCTCGGCTACCTCATCATTAAAGGAAAGCAAATGTTTGCCCTCTCCCAAGTCTTCACGGATCTGCTGAAGAACATCCCGAGGACGACCGTGCACAAGCGCATGGATCATTTGAAAGTGAAAAAGCACCACTGCGATCTGGAGGAGTTGCGGAAACTCAAGGCAATCAACAGCATCGCATTCCACGCCGCCAAATGCACTCTCATCTCCCGGGAAGACGTGGAAGCACTCTACACCTCCTGCAAAACCGAGCGTGTCCTCAAGACCAAGCGCAGGAGGGTCGGCCGGGCCCTGGCCACAAAGGCGCCGCCGCCAgagcgcgccgccgccgccgccagcccCCGCCCGGGTTTTTGGAAGGACAAGCACCAACTTTGGCGGGGCCTGAGCGGATCCGCGCGGCCCCTGCCAATCAGCGCGCAGTCCCCGCGCCCGGgcgccgccgccgcgcgcccCGCCGCCCATCTACCTCAGATTTTTAGCAAATACCCGGGCTCGCACTACCCGGAAATCGTGCGCTCGCCTTGCAAACCCCCTCTAAACTATGAAACTGCCCCGCTCCAGGGAAACTACGTTGCTTTTCACTCGGACCCTGCTTATTTTCGGAGCCTGCTGTGCAGCAAGcacccggccgccgccgccgccgccgccgccgctgccgccgccgccgccgccgccgccgccgcctacTACCAGGCTTCGGCGGCCGGGCCCCAGCCcaaggcggcggcggcggcggcggcggcgggcgcgggaGGCCCGGTGAGCCTGACCTACCGGTGCAAGCGCAAGCGCGGGGGCGCCAAGGACTGCCTGCTCGCGCCCCACGCCGGCGCCCGccgcctgctgctgctgcccaggTCCTACAAAGCcaaggcggcggcggcggcggcggcagcggcggcggcggcggccgccggGGCCACTTGCCTGGAGAGGTTTCATCTGGTTAACAGCTTCTGCccgcctccccaccaccaccaccaccaccatcaccaccaccaccaccaccaccaccgggCCCAACAGCCGCAGCAGAATCACCACCCCCCTCATCACCACCGGCCGCAGCCCCATCTCGGCAGCTTTCCCGAGAGTTGTAGCAGCGACTCGGAGTCCAGCTCCTACTCGGACCATGCAGCCAACGACTCCGATTTTGGCTCCAGTTTGTCCAGTTCCAGCAACTCCGTGTCCtcggaggaagaggaggaggagggagaggaggaggaggaggaagaggaggaggaggaggaggaggaggggggcagtggGGCCTCGGATTCCAGCGAAGTCAGCTCGGAGGAGGAGGACTCGTCCACGGAGTCGGACTCCAGCTCCGGCTCCAGCCAAGTGTCGGTGCAGAGCATCCGTTTCAGACGCACCAGCTTCGGCAAGCCTCCCAGCGTGCAGGCGCAGGCCAACTTCTTGTACCATCTGGCCTCCGCCGCCGCTGCAACCAAACCCGCTGCTTTCGAGGATGCCGGCAGACTTCCCGACCTCAAGAGTAGTGTCAAAGCCGAGTCGCCGGAGGAGTGGAATCTGCAGAGCTGGGCCCCCAAAGCGTCTCCGGTGTACTGCCCGGCCAGCCTGGGGAGTTGTTTCACAGAGATAAGGAACGATAGGGTATCTGAGATTACATTCCCACACTCTGAAATTTCCAGTACTGTAAAGAGAACTGACCTGACAATTAACTGCTTGGCGGAGGGGGCCTCTTCACCTAGCCCAAAGACAAACAATGCATTTCCACAACAAAGAATACTCCGAGAGGCTAGGAAATGCCTACAAGCAACTCCTACTACGCACTGTGCTGATAACAACACAATAGCTGCTAGGTTCTTCGATAATGATTCTTCAGGAGCAGCCGCAAATTCAGAAAAAGACTCCAAAATCCCTCATTGTGCTGAATTTGCTACGGATTTGTCCTCTTCCCAAACCGCTTCTGAGGTGGATagagcagcaccagcagcagccaCGAAAGCTGAGAATCCGTGCACTAACGCGGGCGACAAGACCTTGCCATTTCTGCACAATATTAAAATCAAAGTAGAAGACAGTAGTGCTAATGAAGAATATGAACCTGACCTTATTACAAATAAGCTTAAGTGCGAGTGCAATGATACAGAGGGTGAGTTTTACAGTGTGACTGAAAGTAAAGAGGAGGACGCCTTGTTAACCACAGCCAAGGAAGAAGGTTTTGCATGCCCTGAAAAAGAAACGCTTTCCTTAAACCCACCGGCTCAGAGTCAGGGCCTCTCATGCACTTTAGGTTCTCCAAAACCCGAGGATGGGGAATATAAATTTGGTGCCAGGGTGAGAAAAAATTACCGGACACTAGTACTGGGAAAACGACCCGTACTTCAGACACCTCCAGTCAAACCAAATTTGAAATCAGCTAGAAGCCCTCGTCCTACAGGTAAAACCGAAACACATGAAGGAACACTGGATGATTTTACAGTTATAAACAGACGCAAAAAGGTAGCCAGCAATGTAGCATCAGCAGTGAAAAGGCCATTTAATTTCATGGCAAATTTTCCTTGTCCACCATCACTCATTATTGGGAAGGATGGGGATTTGTGGCCGGCGTATTCCTTAAACACCACTAAGGATTCCCAACCTCCTCACAAAGCCCATCCTATATGGAAATGGCAGCTGGGCGGTTCTGCAATACCTCTTCCACCGAGTcacaaattcaggaaatttaattCATAA